TGCCAATAAGAGGATAAAGCCAAGTAAATAAAGAAAAGGGGATGTTAACCCAGACTTCACTGACCAAAGGTAGTGAATGGGGGCGAGTAGGGCGATGAGATACACCGTGTTATGTAGTTGCTGCCAGCGTTTCCCCATTTTGGCTTGCAGTGTTTTGAATGAGGTGATGGCTAGCGCGGTGAGCAAGAGGAAGGCGATGAGGCCCAAGATGAGATAAGGGCGACGCGTGGTTTCTTCGAAAAAGAGAGTGAGAGACAAGCCTAAATCGAGCCAGAAATAGATGAGTACGTGAATCAAGGCCCAACTAAAACAGTATAAGCCAAGCAGCCGCCGTACGCGCATCAGTTGGCCAAGCTTGAAACGCTTGGCGATGGGAGACACAAGTAACGTTAGGATCAGTAAATGTAGTCCGGCTTTGCCGGTATAATGGCTCATCTCTTGTAGCGGGTCTGCGCCCATTGCACCTGATAACACCGCGACAACCAAATAAACAAAGGCGATCACGTTGAGTGTGTGAATAACAATTTTTAATCCAAGCAGGCGCTTGGGCGTGAGCTTTAATACCATTTGCTGAGATCCATATCCTTGTACATACTGGCGACCTCTTCGCCATAGCCATTGAACATCAAGGTGGGTTTGCGCTCACTACTGAACAAGTTACCTTCACCGATGAAGCGCTCTGATGCTTGCGACCATCGAGGATGGTCAACACGAGGATTTACATTGGCATAAAACCCATATTCTCTAGGCGCGAGTTTATTCCAGGTTGTGGGTGGCATAACATGAGTCACGCTGATGCGAACGATGGATTTGATGCTCTTAAAGCCGTATTTCCATGGCACGACTAAACGCACAGGTGCACCGTTTTGTGGTGCGAGACTTTTGCCATACAGTCCCACTGCCAGCAAAGTAAGTGGGTGCATCGCCTCATCAAGGCGAAGGCCTTCGACATAGGGGTAATCGATGCCTCCTCCGACTCGGCGTGATGCTTGACCGGGCATTTGCTCGGGATCGTACAGTGTTTTGAAGGCGACATACCGTCCATCACTGTTTGGTTCGACCATTTTGAGTAGATCAGCCAGCGGGAAGCCGATCCATGGAATGTTCATTGACCATGCTTCCACACAACGCAACCGATAGATACGCTCTTCCAAGGCGAAGCGGCGAAAGAGATCGTCAAAACTGAGCGTTGTTGGATTGTTTACCATCCCGTCCACGTTGAGTGTCCACGGGTCTACCTTAAAGTGTTGGCTATTTTCTGCTGGATCAGATTTGTCTGTACCAAATTCATAAAAATTGTTGTACTTCAGTATTTTATCTTCAGGAGTCAAGATAAGGTTGCTGGGGTTCTCCTTTGCTTGCAGTGGCGAGCGTTCAAACTCAGGTACGGGTTCATCATCAAACCAATCGAATAGGCTAGCATCAACAGAGGTGGCCACGGGTAACGTTGCGGCTGCGATGCCCAACTTTTTTAAAATTTCTCTGCGGCCCTTGTAGATGTGCTCAGGGGTTGCTTCACTCTCTTTTAGTTCCCAACGTCTGGTTTTTTTAATCAACATAGTGGTTCCTGAAGATGCTGAAGTTATCGTTAAAGTGACGATATAAACAAAAAATTAAGGCTATGCTTAACTTTACGCCACTTTTCTCCAATTGGATTGAATTTGTCTCAATTGATTATTTTTACAATTACTTCTTTAGACCGCCCAAGTCGCAAAACACTTTCAAACTATTTTATAAATGGGTTTGTGCGTGTAGAAAGTTCAGTACAATTCGTTACGAATATGCTTAAGGAGAGAATGACATTGAGCATTTAATGACGGTAGTATTTGCCTATACCCAAGTGACTTTAACGTGCGCTGTTGAATCTTAGATAGAAGTTCAAACCGTGAACGGTCATAAATGTAAATGTGGCTCCTTAGGCGTTCCAGTGGATGCGCATCGGGAGTGTAAAGGTCATTTGGGTATGGTCACTTTTTAGGGAAAAAGAATGAAAAAGAGAGTACTTGCTGCCGCGGTTGCGCTGATGGTCAGCGCGCCGACAGCTTGGGCAAATTATGGATTTGATGCAGGTATTTACTTGGGTTCGCCATCTTCAGGATTAACCATCAAACCGCATCCGTTATTTAAATTCTCACTCGGGCTCGATACGTTTAGCTTCTCAGGTGACATCATTATGAATCTCTCTGAAGCGCTTGGGCAGCCGCAACTTGAGGCGCTCTATGCTTATGGTGGTATCCAGTATACGGATGATGATGAACATCGATTGGGGCCACGATTTGGTGTGGGATTTGAATTTCCATTGGGGATGACAGATTTGATGACATTCTACGCAGAGGCAGGGCCAACTTGGTATTTAGATAAAGAGAGCACGATGCGATTAGAAGGTCAGGCAGGGGTGCGTTTTAAGTTCTAATTGTTAATTCCTTGTTGTGATTTTTGGTCGGGACGCTATTATGGCTTACACGTGTAAGCTGAAAGGTGTCCTGACATGTCTGATTCTGTTAAACCCAAACTCATCTGGGTTAATAATTTTCTATTTTTGAGTACTTTTTTGGTCGCTGTGATTGTCGTGCCTTGGTATGGCGTAGTGCATGGCTATAGCGCTGGACTGTGGTTCGCCTTGTTGATTTGCTTTAGTTACTGTGGCCTTTCTATCACTGCGGGCTATCACAGACTGTGG
This DNA window, taken from Thaumasiovibrio subtropicus, encodes the following:
- the msrQ gene encoding protein-methionine-sulfoxide reductase heme-binding subunit MsrQ gives rise to the protein MVLKLTPKRLLGLKIVIHTLNVIAFVYLVVAVLSGAMGADPLQEMSHYTGKAGLHLLILTLLVSPIAKRFKLGQLMRVRRLLGLYCFSWALIHVLIYFWLDLGLSLTLFFEETTRRPYLILGLIAFLLLTALAITSFKTLQAKMGKRWQQLHNTVYLIALLAPIHYLWSVKSGLTSPFLYLLGFILLLAMRWSKLKQTVTKLSFNQQ
- the msrP gene encoding protein-methionine-sulfoxide reductase catalytic subunit MsrP, producing MLIKKTRRWELKESEATPEHIYKGRREILKKLGIAAATLPVATSVDASLFDWFDDEPVPEFERSPLQAKENPSNLILTPEDKILKYNNFYEFGTDKSDPAENSQHFKVDPWTLNVDGMVNNPTTLSFDDLFRRFALEERIYRLRCVEAWSMNIPWIGFPLADLLKMVEPNSDGRYVAFKTLYDPEQMPGQASRRVGGGIDYPYVEGLRLDEAMHPLTLLAVGLYGKSLAPQNGAPVRLVVPWKYGFKSIKSIVRISVTHVMPPTTWNKLAPREYGFYANVNPRVDHPRWSQASERFIGEGNLFSSERKPTLMFNGYGEEVASMYKDMDLSKWY